GAAGCGTTCCCCGCCGTCGCGGTCACACCGGTCGGTGCCGCGGGCGCCGTCGGGGCCGTCGGGGTGACGGGCGCGGACGCGGCGGACGGAGCAGACGTCCCGACGGCGTTCGTCGCCGTCACGGTGAACGTGTACGCGGTGCCGTTGCTCAGTCCGGTGACGGTCGCCGTCGTCGAGGGCGGATTACCGGAAACCGTCACCGGAGCCAATGCCGTGCCACCGGACGAAGGCGTCACCGTATAGGAAGTGATCGGGGACCCGCCGTTGGCCGGCGCCGTCCACGACACCACCGCGGACCCGTTCCCCGCCGTCGCAGCCACGCCTGAAGGTGCGGCGGGCGCGGTCGGCGCCGTTGATGCGTTGCCCAAGGCCTGGGCGACCGTTTGAACCGACGTGGTTCCGTTGGCCGTTCTCGCAGCCAGCCACGTGACAAACGTCTTGAAGAGATTGGGATCGATAGTCAACGTCGGATCTGTTCCGACGGCGATGTGGTGGAAGGTCAGCTGGACCCAGCCCCCTCCCGGTTCCGCGTTGGTCACGAGGTCCTCGAGGTTCTGCAGCGTCCACGTGCTGTCCACTTCATCCGGCGCGGCCGTGTTGTACGGGTTGGCCGGGGGGAGGGTTTCCGCGAAAGGGCAGCTCGAGCAACTCGCAGGCGAACGGATATCACCCAAATTGCGCGCACTCGCAAAACCGCAATTCTTCACGATTTGCTCGACGGAAGAGTTTTCAGCCGCGAAGGGATAGGCGAAATCGGTGGCGTTGAATCCCCAGCTGGCAAGCGTGGTCCGGCCGCCGCAAACCTCGTTGGTTGCTGCCGAGGTGGATAGCGTGGTGAGGTCCGGGTGGGTGATGGTGTGGCCACCGATCTCGTTGCCGTCCGCAGCGATGCTGTTCAGGTTGGCTCGGGTGAGCCATGACGGATTATCGATCCAGCTGGTGGTAATGAAGAAGGTGCCGTGCAATCCGAGTGACTTCAGTAACTGTTCGGCCGGGAGCTGATCGGCATTGCCGTCGTCGAAGGTCAGGCTGACGATGGTCTTCGGGAGCGCCGCACGCGCAGGAGGCGCCAAGTACACAGCGGAGTAGCCCAGCAAAAGCAGCACGGACGCGGCCGCGGCCCAGCGGAACCATGCGGGCCGCCGGAACAGTATGGTCAGGAGCCGCATCGGCTTCCCCTTTTTCTGAACAGACCGGGTCAGAATCCCCAGATCCGGAGCCTATTGGCTATGCACGGCACGGGTTAAGAGTGGGTGGTACCCGTTTTCGGCCCGGTCTCCCGCTCTTCCACTCGAGCTCCGATGCGGGTACCAGCCCCAAGGCCGCCGACTCAAGCGAAAGGGGAGTACCTTCCCTCAGAGACGAGCTCGATTGTCCCGTCGAGCACCCTCACCACCGGTCCATGTCCCGGCAGGATGGTCTCAGCGCCCAATTGCCTGAGAGCCTCAACGCTGGCCAAGGTCTCCGACGGGTGGTGATGGAAGATGGCGGGCAACAACTGCGGACCGCGGACCGGACTGACTGCGTGGCCAGTGACGAGTGCGTCCCCGGTGACCACGGCTTTCGCCGGAGGCACGAAGAAGGACACGTGGCCGCTGGTGTGCCCGCCGGTGGCGACGATCCGGGGAGATCCCGGGAGCGCGTCCAGAATGACCTGGGTCATCGAAGCGACACCCGGGACCGCGACGTCGGACAAGCCCCCGGAGCGGATGGCGTGAACGGCCCACGCGCCGACCCTGGGACGGAGGATCCGCAAACCAAGATCTTTGACGGTGACTTGTTCGAGGACCTCCCGGCGGATGTTCGGCAACTCCGCATGCGACGCGAATACCGGAATGCCCGTTGCTGATATTCTCGCGGCATTCCCGATGTGATCCGAGTGACCATGCGTCAGGAGAACTCCGGCAGCATTTTCCATGGACAGTCCGAGGAAATTCATGCTCGACTGGAGCAAGGGCCAGTTCCCGGGATAGCCCGTGTCAATGAGGGTGAATTCCTTGCCCCGCTTGAGGATCGTCCAGTTGACGGCAGGCCCTTGGACGAAGAAGACGTTATCGGCAACTTCCGTCACGTTGTCCTCGGCTGACCAGTTGTTCGACATGCTTCCTTCTGTTCCTCTGTGTCACGGATGCGCTCCGTATGCGCTTCGTGTGAGCCACGTGCGTGCCACACGCGCGCCGGACCATACTATCCTCGGTGAGAGCGTCGGCTCCGCGGCACTTGGCGATACCCGGGAGGGGTATCCTGCTGCCCTTCCCGTAGGGTCCGAGGCTCGATTTCACTTGAGGCAAAACCTTTGCTAAAGTCATAACCGCTTCATTCCTCCGTAGCTCAATTGGCAGAGCATTCGACTGTTAATCGAAGGGTTACTGGTTCAAGTCCAGTCGGAGGAGCGCAAAGGTCCCGCACCGATTTTATTGGTGCGGGACCCGTTTTTTTGCCTCGGTTTGTCTGATTTTGCGCAATTGC
This genomic interval from Arthrobacter sp. FW306-2-2C-D06B contains the following:
- a CDS encoding MBL fold metallo-hydrolase, whose protein sequence is MSNNWSAEDNVTEVADNVFFVQGPAVNWTILKRGKEFTLIDTGYPGNWPLLQSSMNFLGLSMENAAGVLLTHGHSDHIGNAARISATGIPVFASHAELPNIRREVLEQVTVKDLGLRILRPRVGAWAVHAIRSGGLSDVAVPGVASMTQVILDALPGSPRIVATGGHTSGHVSFFVPPAKAVVTGDALVTGHAVSPVRGPQLLPAIFHHHPSETLASVEALRQLGAETILPGHGPVVRVLDGTIELVSEGRYSPFA